The nucleotide sequence ttaattaaataaaagatattaaaacttatatttttataaactaaaataaaaataaagaaacttataaaacttaaatatttaacaaaatcttaaaaatacttatatttttgtttttctttttatattttcgaatttttaaaacgtatttttacaaaaacgacttttaataaaagtaactaaattttttttttttttttttatattagcgttgcgcttccggcttttaagataatccccggcagcggcgccaaaaatacttgatgttatgcgaggtgtatataaaatagtattatttttagtgcgaaaatactattaaatacgatacaattttacacaagatatttatttatttatagaatggatatacttaaaccttgctacaacacttataggcagtgtacctaatcgtacagtagtgtagtttttagtaagtccggttcgttccacagggaaatctttaaacaaagctcaacgctatattagtttacttttataaaaatacaaatatatatataagtaatattattattataaaggggggtttttaccgtttaatgaccggtttgtcgattttaagactttagtcgcagttaaaacctaatgtaaaatataaaataaatacaagacttaaattaaagcgtaaagtaaataacgataatgaaattgcgaataataaaagtgcgataaaataaaattgcgataattaaaaagtacgataattaaaagtgcgattaaataacaataaataaaagtgcgataattagaagtgcaattaaatataaaataaaggaaattaaatatgaaataaaagaattatgcttatttaaacttccgtaatcatgatgtttgacgtgttgattttagttttatgcccatgggttaattgtcctttgtcctggattatttaatatgtccgtctggtttttgtccataacagtccatcagtcataaatataaagtgcaagtgtccttgtcaaattattattatacccgaagttaaatattccaactaattggggattcgaattgtaacaaggttttaatactttgtttaatgaatacaccaggttatcgactgcgtgtaaaccaaggttttaccactttgttaacaattacaccaattacccttgaatgtaatttcacccctgttttgattattctagtggctattaatccattcccgtgtccggttaaatgaacgattattcgtacgtataaataccccgcccatcgtgtccgattgagtgtatatggtaatttatagggacgcctaattgtaaatctttatattaacattaacaaactttcatttagttaaacaaatataaagcccattaatagcccttagtctaatttccacaagtgtcgttcttttgtccaaaccccaattatggtacaaagcccaattacccaattttagtaattagcccaacatcatgattacttcgttttaaataagcataataacgacttagctacgagacattaatgtaaaaaggttgaacataacttacaatgattaaaaatagcgtagcgttacacggacataatttcgacttacacactcaaaagatctctatcataaatcttattattatcataatttaaaattaaaattaagattattgttatatcttattacattaacattatgatagagatatagaatatagatattgataattgatattgataatagatagatggatcgaaaaAAGGATAGAAAAAATGATGGAAAAAGGTTCTCTCAAATTGATCGTAATACGTTGCCtttataggcaaaatgttaaattgaattttcgcttacgacccctgaactatgctcaattaacaactttttattatttaatattattcttattatgaattatttaaatattatattttattcttgtgcatagttgactcgtaatttttacaccgttgcgtcgagcgttgagagttggttcatgtcccggttccggattttcgaacgtccttgcgtactattttatatcgtgtactttgcgttttgtaacttgtactcttgtcatttttagacgttcttcatcaataaattgaaccttttgaattgtatcttgtacatttgagctttttggacgttttggtctttcaaatcttcattttcgagcgatttgcgtctttcgtcttcgcacttatttatttaactattacaactaaaaataaggaaattacatttaaaaactttacatattggaacgatattgctactaaatatatgttcatttggaacactatcagtgGTATAAATTCATAACACAAGGAAAAAGTACATCGTATTATGGAAGTTATGGAACGAAGAAAATTAAATACACATAATGAAAAGCAATTATTCTACAGTAATTTCTAACGCTTCAACTTAGTCAAAACAGGTATTtaataatgtaataaataaatttatttaaaaaaaatagtttatTTAAATTTAGAAAATGAGTATTCCAAGTTTCCAACATGAATATGAATGGTTAAATGTACGCATTTACAAGTCTCTTTCCATAATTCAAAAATCACTCTCTTGTCTTCTTCCCCATTCAGATTCTTCTTCTCACTCTttctataatttaattttaatttaaacttaatttcaatttcaatttgctTCACACACTTTCTTCAAGGCTTCTTGTCTCTACAGCTGTTTCTCAAGGTAAACATTCTTTTATAGTAGTATATTGTTAGTTGTTAAATACATTTACTTCAAACTATCAAATCATCAccttattatagttattactaccCAGATCTCTCATATTCAAGTACTAATTACATGCTCATGGtatatcttttttttatttatttcatatagttgcattttttttgtttttgtttttgtttttgaatTTTGATACCTGGGTCTGGTATAGTTTCTGCTATACTTTTGTGGGTCTTGCTTTGTTTTTAAAGATTGACTTAAAAGGTTCAcctttttatataaattattagtCAAATTCAAGATGGTCTTGCTTTTTATGTAATGTTATCTTTTCAATTGCATGTTTGTATATGGGGCTCATATAATTGAAGCTTAATAATGTTATATACAAAATTTTCAATGATGCAAAAAAAGCACCAATTTAAATTGTGTTACTTTGCAATAAAAAAGATAACTTTCTTGAAGCTAACTTTGTTTTAACTAACATTTCAGTCATAAAGAGTACAAGATCAAGATCTGCTTCAAAatcttcgttttaaaaaaaaaaaaaaacctctttCAAGTCTATTAATTCCAAGATCAAGGTTAGTAGCCGCATTCTATCGTTTTAATTTAGGTGGGTTTGATAAAAGTGAATACTAAGCTCTGAATGGAATGATCCAAAGactctgaataaagtttgttctgaataATAATAAGCtgtttaataattatttaaaaataatgatatgaaTTGAGTTACATAAATAAAACATACAATATACTTGTTGGTCAAACGTTCTGGATATGATTTGAGAAAGATATTACAAAAAACTTAGGTTCTTAATGGTTAAGAGGTgtgtttcaactctgaatggttaagatattcagcaccatatgtcatatGTCATTCAGAAGTTGGAAACAAACATGTTGAATGCTGAGTAGTTCAGCATTCAGCGTTGaatcattccattaagaggcaaacaaacgcacccttagtcAACAAATAAAAGGCTCACAAGtttaatattttataaatacaGGGGTCCATAAATGGCTCAAAGGGTATCAACCAAAGGTCCAGGCCCACTACGAACATCAAGCTCCGACTCCGACCCACTTCACTACCGAAGCCCAAAACTTGGTAACCGTCGGTCACCAAAAAGTGTAAATTCAGAGCCTTTGAGCCAAAAGAAACTTGGAACTCGAATTGCCGGGTTAGAAACTCAGCTTGAACAAGCTCAAGGTGAGCTCAAGATTCTTAAAGATCAGTTAGCTTCAACTGAAGCAGCAAAAAAAGAAGTTCAAAAAGAACTAGAAAAAAGAACCACTAAACCGGCTGTTTCTGATCCGGTTCAAGAGACTCGTTTATCGCCTAACGAAAACCGGGACATAAATAGTGAGATCAGTCAAGAAATTGAGGCCCCAGATGAAAATCAGAAAGAAACTGATGTGTTTGAAGTTCCAATTGAAATGGTAAATGTTAGTCAACCTTGTGATCAAGACCAAGTCAACACTAAAGAAGTCAACGCTTTACTTGAATCGCCCGAAAAAGCTAGTGTTATAGAAGAATTGACTGCTAAGAACGAAGAAATAAATTCGTTGAAAGAGAAAGTTGAAGAGAAAGAAAAGGAATTAGAAGTTTTCGGGATTGAAAACGAGGATTTAAAACGGCAATTAAGTGAAGCTAATGTGGTGATTAGTTCAGCTAAAGTTAAAGAAGATCAAATGAGTTTAAAGTTAACTTTTTTTGAAGAAGAGTTGGTTAAGAGTAAAAATGATGGGCTTAAACTTAAGGAAAAGTTAAAAGAAGTTGAAGTAGCAAAAGAAGTGTTGGAAACTGAAATGAAGAAGTTAAGGGTACAAACGGAGCAATGGCGAAAGGCGGCAGACGCTGCAGCAGCGATTTTGTCGGGTGGGGCCGAGATGAATGAGGGAAGGCGGGTGTCGGAAAGGTGTGGTTCGATGGAGAAACATTATGGTGGTGTGTTTGATGGGTACGGTGTTGGTGGGTTTGTGGGGTCACCGGGAATGGGAGATGATTCGGACGATGGGTTTGGGAATGGGAAGCGAAAGGGTTCGGGTATGAGGATGTTTGGTGATCTGTGGAAAAAGAAGGGACAGAAATAGGGTTTAGGAGTATTTGTTTGTGTTTATGTTTTGTGGTAATGGATTTGGTTCTAAAAATCtatgtttttttttttggtttgtttTGCTGTTGCAGTTTGAATGTTATATGTTGAATGTAGATTGAAGATCATCGTAGAATGATCTTTTCGATTATGTTATGTCACATTTATGCtagaatttttttaataatattagaaGCAATTTTTAGATGTGATAGAATAGTTTAAGTTAGAAGTTAAAAAAAATTCCGTTGCCGGGACTTGAACCCGGGTCTCTCGGGTGAGAGCCGAGTATCCTAACCAACTAGACTACAACGGATTGGTATTGTTTACCTACAACATTTCTACATATAATATAAAATGTCACTTATCAACAATTCAACCTATATTTGCAACGTATGCAGTGGAGCTTACAACCATCATTCATATAATTCAAATAGACATTTATCGAACAGTGCAACCTATACTTACAACGTATGTATTGGAGCTTGTAAGGGGTTAGTAGGAGTCTTTGCTCTTTCAAAATTTTAAGCAAAGTAGTAAACTTTGAAGCTTTTAAAATTAAGGATGTTTGAAAATTTAAATCAACTAAATTAGAAACCCGTATGAAAAAGATATAACCAAAACTGGTACAAAATTTGCATTATTAACAATTTAAATCACGAGAGTTATCATGTTCAAGCCTCATTGGCTGTATATCTAAAGGTTTGATGGAAAAACGGGTAACAATCATGAAAAATAACTCGATTATTCAACATACATGTTAATAATTTTTTATTTACCCCTGTACACTTTACACTTAAAAAAGGTTTCAATCCCCAAAAATACCCTTCAAACTTCGCCACTGAACATTACAACATATGACTATATGTTTGCTAATAAAATCATTGCCACACATGTTAATTAGTCCGTGTAGCTTGAAGAAGGAAAATCCAAATACTGAATACATTTAAATTTATAAGTTATATAATTTAGAGAAATGATTATTTACTATTtttttaaccaaaaaaaaaaataatcatacAAAATGAGGTAGTCCAATCACGTGACAAAAAAAATATGTTATTTGATTGGTTTAATTGATTTGTGATGTGATTTCATAAGTTTTTATTTGTAAGATTTTTGTAACTTTATTAATTCTCCATAATTTATTGATTACCTGTTCCGGTTCCAAATTCTCATAAGTTGAGTTTTTAGACTATTAGAAAATGAGACATAATTGAAGATAAGTAAAGTTATATCCGATGGCCATGTGAAAATTATTACAGATTCTAATTTAGAGCATACACGGAGTAATATCATATGGAGTTGCATTCTAAATATATGTTACCAGACACATTACTATATTGTCAGATAGAGAGGCCAGATAATTTAATATAATGAATATTCATATTGTAGCATATAAATTCATATGAGAATATATTTTACCAAACAAATTATTATATGGTCGGATAAAAAGGCCATAGTATTTAATGGAAATAAATATTACAGTGTTGGAGGTTCAATCTCCATGCCCAAAATACAAAGATGAGACATTGAGCAACATATCTATGAATATAAAGATGAAGATGTTCTTTTATAGATGCAAAAACTTTTAATATTCTTCCTAGATAGTTGAAACAAAACTCTTAATGATTGTGTGATCAATCTAACATGATGATAAATGATTAATACTACGTAATTAAGAATACCATTCATGTGAAGAAAACTGATTCATATATCTAATTTCATTTAATACAATGAAACAAAAATTCAGAAACAAAAATTCAGAACCAAACTCGATCATTGTCATCACAAATCAGAATTAACTTCCATCATCTCGTGACCTTGAAAGCCTGCAGCAACCAGAAGAAAGTCAGATACAACCCACAAGACCACTTTGGATTCGGTTAGAGCCTTAGAGGTATTAGTTTGGACCCATTTACTTAGAAGTGGGTCATTTGGTTAACTAATATCTCTATAATAGGTTAAATCCAACATAAAACTACCCATTTTAAACTGTTATCCAACGTGCAATTTTACACCTCTAGTATGTTGTAAGAGATGCATTCGAACAACAGTCAAGAAAAAATGTGAACTATGGAAGGATGAATACCTTGACCCTCTTCAATAAAGCCTTGGCATTTTCATCAGTTTTAAAATGATCACGCACAGGCTGCAGCAGAAAAAAAACAGGTTATGTTGTTATGAACAGACTAATAATATTCAATGTACAATCCAAcactattatttgtaataatagggCTTAAGAGTGAATATactaaaagcatttaataaatatgaaagtatatatatacctGCAGAATACTGTTTAAAGCTTTAGATAGAGCAGGCTTTAAATCAGCAGGATGCAAGTCCCCCTTCTCGTATGCAGCAATCAGCTCTTCATAACTGGTGAAGACCCTGATTTAAAAAGGGTACAACAGatagataaatatgtatatcagCATAAGTGCCATTAGTCAAAAACATGTACTAAATAGCAAAAAGATGTTAACACGCAATCAAATACTCACTTTTCACCTCCATTTTCCTCTTTCCTTTCAACCTTAAACTCATTAAACCAAGGAAATACAATGTATTTAATGTATTCCAGGCATGGATTCCCTTCAACAACTTTGGGTGGACAGTATGCTTTCTTAATTTTTAAGTTCACCTCCGCCTGTGGCATTCATCACAAcaaacatttaattgtatatagttATACTAAAAGTGGAATCAATTAATCAACTAAGTTGAAACATAAATAGAATCATCTATTGTGTGGCAAGTATCTATACACTTTATCATTTGTACATGTGGCATTTTTTTCAACCCATTTTCGATTTTATTCGTAGATGAATTATTGCATTGCAATATATATCGGCAACCATATGTAATGCACTATTTATTTAAGGTTCATATAATGAAAATGTTTGCAGGTTGGACAGAATCCGTCTTGACCCATTACCCAACACATCCAATAGCCACCTCTACTCTAAAAGAAGCGGGAATTAAAAAAACGCACCTCCTCATCCTCCATAAAGACAGCAGAAGATGAATCGGATTTGGACATCTTCTCTTGTCCTTGCAACAAGCCAGGAAGCATGTCTACATAGCAAAATCAAAATTTTAAAATAAcagttattaatatataataaagtaataacttaatatataataaagtaataacaaAACACAGTAGGTTAAAAACTAGACTCTTACGATGAGACAATATGATAGGCTTGTTTTTCCTCTTGATGTCATCACAGTACTCCCTTGCAAGAACATTAACTTTTCTTTGATCCATGCCTAGTTGGCAGATATCAGCCTATACCAGTGAAGAAATATGTTAACTGGCTCATCAAAACTATAAACTTTATTTACTTAGATTGAAAAAAGATCAAACAAGAACCTTAAGAAAGAATATATCTGCACACTGCATACACGGGTAGAATATCTGGGCAGCAGTCAACTCATCCTGCTCAGTCCGGCCCATAATTTGACAGCACCTAGAATCACCAAAAATGCAATTATATAAGATCTATGTGACGATAAGATATATTTAACATagtaaacaaattaaataaaaaatgaGATTAAATGCGCTTCCTACCTCATTATTCTAGGAAGCTTGTTTCTTCGAGCAATATCCATAACCAAAGGCCAGTACTCATGTGCTCTTGAATTAATTTCCTCAGATGACCAAAGAAACTCAACATTTTCTAAATTCATCCCAGCAGCTTTCCAAATCTCAATCAAGTAACGTCCAACAGTTTGGATTTTGTTCAAATCCCCACCCATTTTGTTGTTTAACTGAGCAAACCAATCTGCTATCCAAATCTTCACTTTACAACCAGCAGATGTCAGCTTATTAACATTAATGGTCTTCATAACTCCCTGTTCAATAATAAACACAAAGCACAGCACAAGCAGATTCGCATAAGTAAGTAATTAATTAGAACTTCGATTCTGGTAAATAATTACTGCAATTGAACAGGGCATATAGCTGATAGGTATTGAGCATTAAATGTGAGAAGTATATAAAATTTTAACCATAGGTGCCATTATGGGCAAAATAAACAACACTTGCAATCTATAAGAAGATTAAAGGGTTTTCAATTCCTAAACAAATGAGCTATTAAAATTTGAACTTTTAAAAATATGATCTCCATCACTTTTGTCGCTCACATGAAATTTCTCTAAAAGACTTGTCACAATTCTATCTTCTCTAGAGAGATACTAGTTCATCACATTCTATATGACCcattcaaattttaaattaattaatattccGTTAGCATGAGATAAAACGATTTTTCAATATCGATTCACTAAGTTACGATTCTATAGCAATATAAAAATGACTTGAACTATTGGATTGGGCTGTAAAATAACAAATTGAACATGCACTAGGAAGTTTGAAGTTTGAACAAATAATCGAATAAACATTCACATTAAATGAGCTTTCTGTCGATGTACCTGAGCTATATGCATCCTTCCAGAAGGCTCAAACCCATCGTAGCAAATCGGCTGAGGCTTCTTAGTAAGAAGATTCAATAATTCTTCCTCTTGAATGCATTCTTCCCCAATACTCCTAACAATCTTAAACTTCTCTTCAACACTCATCCTACAGATTCACATAACAATGAAATTACTCAAATCTATATCCTTAAATACTAAATATTCAAACACATGATTCGCAGCACAAAATTACATCCTAATAAAAAAATAAAGTTAAAATCTAGTTTTCCTATTCAAATTCCTTTAAATCTCATTCTCAGTGTGATAATTTATAAATCTAACCCTAAAAAAACAATCAAAACACAATCTATAGCTTCTTAATTGTAACTAAAATTATACTGTAATCTTTTAGCATAACATACAGGAAGTAAAGCACGTTAACCTGATTAGGTCTACTTAGCTTACATATCAATCAAATTGAATTGAACACGTGTATAAATTAACTTACTCAGTAGTTGAATTGGATGATGATTCATCTTGTGAAGTGAGAGAAAGTGATTCAACTTGTTTCTCCATTAAAATCTCTCTCTACCGTCTCTTGTGGAATGCAGACTGGAGAAGAAGACACGGAAATCTAGGGTTATGAGCCTACTGTGTGATTACAAAGAAGCAATTACGGAGTACTAGTTACCGATTTGGGCCATTGAATTGAGCAGCCCATTTAGCTATATTTCAGGCCCAATAAAATATATCatgtttgtattttaataaaattttGCAAGTATAAAATCTTTAAATCGAAAGAGTAGAGAAATttctttacccaaaaaaaaaaaaaaaaaaaaaaagagtagagAAATTTTAATGTCTATAAATTTAGTACTTTGTTACTGCTGTATGTATCCGTGTTGTGAAAACTGGACATTAGAAGTTACAAGTTACTACTAGTATGAACCATCATAGTGTTAAAGGAAAACTTTTACCAAGTTAAAATTAAGATTTCGTTAACAAGCTTTATAGATAGTTACTTCATACCATAGATTGTGAATTTATCCAATTTATGCATGTACTCGCGACGATTATACATTTGTACATTCATTAAACACTTGGATGCACGTTGCGTATAAATTCAAAATGATTTTTTTATGTACGCCTTAAAGTTACAACTATTAGGGCCTGTTTTCTAAGGACTTATTGGGCTTAGTTGACTGGACACATTTTTCGGTCAGA is from Rutidosis leptorrhynchoides isolate AG116_Rl617_1_P2 chromosome 10, CSIRO_AGI_Rlap_v1, whole genome shotgun sequence and encodes:
- the LOC139872570 gene encoding tyrosine--tRNA ligase 1, cytoplasmic-like; translation: MEKQVESLSLTSQDESSSNSTTEMSVEEKFKIVRSIGEECIQEEELLNLLTKKPQPICYDGFEPSGRMHIAQGVMKTINVNKLTSAGCKVKIWIADWFAQLNNKMGGDLNKIQTVGRYLIEIWKAAGMNLENVEFLWSSEEINSRAHEYWPLVMDIARRNKLPRIMRCCQIMGRTEQDELTAAQIFYPCMQCADIFFLKADICQLGMDQRKVNVLAREYCDDIKRKNKPIILSHHMLPGLLQGQEKMSKSDSSSAVFMEDEEAEVNLKIKKAYCPPKVVEGNPCLEYIKYIVFPWFNEFKVERKEENGGEKVFTSYEELIAAYEKGDLHPADLKPALSKALNSILQPVRDHFKTDENAKALLKRVKAFKVTR
- the LOC139872706 gene encoding interactor of constitutive active ROPs 4-like, which gives rise to MAQRVSTKGPGPLRTSSSDSDPLHYRSPKLGNRRSPKSVNSEPLSQKKLGTRIAGLETQLEQAQGELKILKDQLASTEAAKKEVQKELEKRTTKPAVSDPVQETRLSPNENRDINSEISQEIEAPDENQKETDVFEVPIEMVNVSQPCDQDQVNTKEVNALLESPEKASVIEELTAKNEEINSLKEKVEEKEKELEVFGIENEDLKRQLSEANVVISSAKVKEDQMSLKLTFFEEELVKSKNDGLKLKEKLKEVEVAKEVLETEMKKLRVQTEQWRKAADAAAAILSGGAEMNEGRRVSERCGSMEKHYGGVFDGYGVGGFVGSPGMGDDSDDGFGNGKRKGSGMRMFGDLWKKKGQK